The Heptranchias perlo isolate sHepPer1 chromosome 38, sHepPer1.hap1, whole genome shotgun sequence genomic sequence GAAAAGGGTTATATCACCTCCTGAAATAAAATCcctgttttgtttttgtttcttttaattttttaagTCCAATCAACAAAACAGGTGTGCCCAGAAATAAGAAGTACTGAGGGGCTTGCTCGCTGCGATGATGTGTATGTGGCACAAGTATGATAAATACTTTCCTGAACACTCAGAAATGAAAATCCTTCAGTGACTGAGTCAAACACCACTCCCATGTCCCGCTGCACGATTTGTACACAAGCACAGAACTTCTTGGACTCCTTCAAGAGAAACACAGTCTGTCTCGAGAGAGAACAACCTGCAACCTTTTGACCCACATTCCCATGTTCACTCAGATCCCCTCtacaaccccgccccccccaaccccgatacTTTTTTTGTCTGTGTACAGGTCTGGTGGGGCATGTATTGGGAGGGTACAATTACTGCTGGGCGTCTCCCAATACACCAAATCCTGTCACTCAGAGGAACATGACAAAGGTCTCAGGAAACGTCTCCTTACTTGGACTAATCCCCATGATGTTCATGGTGTTCACTCAGCACCTCCCCACGGCAGAACACCTAGAATCAGATGAAATTGGGGGCTGGATGCGATTGGGGGTTCCTTTGTCCCCCAACTTcatgaaagaaagacagacttgcatttttatagtgcctctcctgacctcagggcatctcaaagtgcttcacagccaattaagtgcttttgaatttagtccctgttgtaatgtaggaaacacatcagccaatttgcgcacagcaaggtcccatggcacggcaatgtgataatgatttagtgatgttggttgaaggataaatatcggccaggacactggggagaactcccctgctcttcttcaaaatagcgccatgggatcttttatgtccacctgagggggtagacggtgcctcggtttaacgtgtcatccaatagacagcacctctgacagtgcagcactccctcactactgcactggaatgtcagcctagattttgtgctcaagtctctggaatgggactctgaaaccataaccttctgactcagaggtgagagtgttacccactgagccacggctaacacatcATGACACTGCACTGTTGTACCGGCAGCAGGTCCGAAACATAAGGTGCAACAATCCAAACCGTCAAGGGGTGTGAGCTCCTGTCTCAGCTGTACAGCTGTATTGCCATGGAGAGGTACCTGGCACTTTCccagaggaagggaggggggaaaaaaagggaaAGTCACCCCTGGACTAATCTTCACATCAGCACTGCCTGCCACTTCTGGGCTGTAGTGGAGGCcaaaaaagagggaaagagattAAAAATACCTCAAAAAGTGGCTAATCTAAGTCTTATTTAATAATGAAACTCCATTAAACACTCAAAATAATTGCCCCTGTTGGTAAATCTCTAGCACTTGTAATAAACCGGTTTCCCTTAAGGAAGAAGGCAAGTAAATTCCACACAGAGAAACAAATACATTAGAAATTCGAGCTCCAGTAAAATCCTTTTCCAATATGTTCTCAAGAAGACCAAAACCAGCAAGATTTTGGGGTGTCCCGGTGAACTGGACATCACTCTGGTCGACAGGTGTGTGGAGTAATGAGAGCAGTCAGTGTTGTCAGCACACAGATTGTACACTTCATATACAGTCCATGCTGCTACCTGGGtaacgcacccccccccccccatgtgatGCAATGTCTAATCAGCTCCCTGTTTAGTACATTGTTCAGTCTATACAGCTCCCTGTTTAGTATATTGTTCAGTCTATACAGCTCCCTGTTTAATACATCGTACAGTCTATACAGCTCCCCCGTGTAATGAATTATGCAGTCCATACGTCTCCTCCAATGTAATACACTGCAGTTCATACAGCTGTCCATATGTGACATACTGTCCTTTCTGTACAACTGCTCTTATGTAATATACTGTTCAGTCCTTTCAGCTCTCTGTGTAATTTACCATTCAGGCTGTACAGCTCCTGATTACCATACTGGGTAATCCATGCAACTTCCCCTGTACACTGCACTATTTAGTCCATAAATGTCTCCTTGCGTGTAACACAGTCTTCAGTCCATACAGATCCCCATAtaacactgttcagtccatacagatccccatataacacactgttcagtccatacagatccccatataacacactgttcagtccatacagatccccatataacacactgttcagtccatacagatccccatataacacactgttcagtccatacagatccccatataacacactgttcagtccatacagatctccatataacacactgttcagtccatacagatctccatataacacactgttcagtccatacagatcCCCATAtaacactgttcagtccatacagatccccatataacacactgttcagtccatacagatcCCCATATAACACTGTTCAGTTCATACAGATCCCcatataacacactgttcagtccatacagatccccatataacacacttcagtccatacagatccccatataacacactgttcagtccatacagcttGTTCTATGTAATCCTAGGTCGAATCTGTATAGCTGTCTTGCTTGTACACTGCCAATAATATAGCTCCTCTGAACATGACAAGATCACCACAGATTACTAGTATATATACAATGAATGGCCGTGGTCCTTGATTTGTCAGATATATAAGATATCTATGGACCTAGACAGATAAGAAAACATTGAGGATTTTGACTGTTTCTATTTCTTTTCTGTACCTGACACAAACTCATTTGTAGTGAGCTCCCAGCTTCCTCACTGACATCAACGTTGAACCCAAAGCATTGTTACATAATGTTTGTCAAAAACCATTGATAAGAGCCATATCTAAATAAGACTATTGGCAAAGGTTGAGCACATCAGGGAGAACCTCACTATCTCAGAGAtctagtgtatcttgcaagattGGAGGGGATGAAAACAGCAGCTTACATCTGGTACCCAACGTGAATCAAACACGGATATCCGCTATAATTGTAAAATGAGCTTACCTTTCTGAACATGAATGATATCTGGGAAATTGGACAGCAGGCCTTGGTATAGAGAAAGTGTATCCAACATATGGAACAGATCATTCTTGGGTTGTCCTGCAAACATCTCCCCGATGGCTTCATACGTTTTCCCCGTGTTTGAAATGGCCTTGTTCAGAGGGACCGCCAGGTGTGGTTGGTCCATCTCAAACGCCTGACTTATCGAATTAAACGCGTTGCCCAATTTCTGAAATTCCTTCCTGAAGCCTCCAGCGTGTTTCCGGCAGAGATCAGCGGCCACGTTGCTCAGCTGTAGCACGCTGTCATCCAACCTCTTGGAGAAGGTTTTAAACGTGTCCACCCTCTCCTCCACATCCTGAAGATCCTGATGCTCCTGCGGGATTTGGATGGTGAGGAAAGAATTGGCGCCGACCAACTCGTCCTTCTCTGTCCGCCTCTTCCCCTGTTTCCAAGCCCTGTCATCCGTGCAGGTCAGAAAGTGCTGGAATCCTTCGTACTGGGAAAGCACTGGGTGGCTCGTCATGTGGTCCATCCACAGAATCAAGCGCCTCTTGCGTTTTTCAATGAAGTCATCTTCAAATCGGCCCGTGGCCTGTTTCTCGGGCAGATGTGGCACGGAAATCACAGAGAACTTATGCAGCAGCCTGTTATGCAGCCAGTCAAAGTGTTTGTAGCGACGATAGACGGGGTAATTGGTGTGACTAGGGGTCAGCTTGTAGGAGATGTAACTCTTGATGCCCTTAAACTTTGTCTGCTTGGTGGGATCCTCGATGGTGCATGTGAAGGGGTGAGGGCTGTCACTCCACTGAGGCCCGTTGGAACTCATCTCCACACAGTAGGTTTCAGAGGTCTTAAAGACCGAGGGCACCTCACCTAGGATGAAGGCCTCCCCACCAGATCTCACGAAACTTGAAAAACGGTTGAAGTTCTTGCCCACGGCGCTGCTTTTAGTGCTCAGCCTACTGGCGGTGCTATCCTGCCTTTCCACAGACGGCTTTTGCCGGTAAGCCACACTGGGGTAAGAGGAGGCAGTGTACGGATGGCCATTGGTGTCACCAGTCACCCCAGGTTCATCGACCACTGTGCAAGTGTCATCCCAGTCATCCCAATCATCATCGTCATCTTCCTCATAGCTGCCCTGTTGGTAGGGGGCACCAGAGCTTGGGCTGTAGAATGCGGACTGACTCCCTGGGGAGCTGGCAGGGCTGGAGTGATCAGTGAAAGAGGAGTTGGAGGTGTAGGAGGAGGGTGTACTGGGTTTGAGAATTTCCACATAAGAAGCTGGGAAAAGCCCTTTCTTCCCCCGGCTATTCTGGCCTTCCAGCCAACCATCCAAAGACTTCTCGTTAAAAACTAGCAGCTGCTCATTCTCCTCGATGCTGATCTCCTCGGGGTTCTCGCTCTGGAAGCTGTAGAGAGCTTTGGCCTTGATGGAAGCCATGGTCCAGAGGGATTGAAGTATCTCCGGGGGTGTCTGGCAGCCTGGAGATGGGGACTGGAAGGGTTGCGGGCAATCGCTGTCGCTCCAACTCTTTCTACAGCTCCGCTGACTCCATTATCCAGAGCCCAGCCGAGCGAAGCGATGCGAAGGGCGGCTCGGGGCTCCTACCCGGCTCCGGTTGCATTGCCCAGCCCGGCACTTTGCCCCTTTGTGTCCGACTCCCGGTCACAACCAAGACCTGTCCGGAGAGCCTCCGATCGCCAAGCGATGGCCGCGGCCAACTCCTCTTTGTTGTGATGAGCTCGGACTTTGAGGCGCAGCAAAAAAGTTTTGCTGATTGCAAACGAAGTTCTCGACTGCCCTCTAGGTATTGAtcttaggctggcacttcaggcaTCCAAAGAAACAGACGCAACACGTCCCATTATCCCGCCTATCCCAGCGTTGCCCATTCTGTCTCTTCAGTCAAACTATTTAGATCAttttctgaaggcattgactgcTGCTGGGATCTGTCCCACAGGactgccccctcctcctctctggtGTCTCATCCAGTTGGTCATCCTTCATGTGTAGGTGTTATCAGACTATTTGACTGTGATGGGCACAGCCACATCATGTCCTCAAGCGTGACCTTGagctgctggtcgcttgccattttaattgtcCAGCTCACTCCCCCTCTATAccattccaatgaagctcagcgcaagctcaaggaacagcacctcatcttttgatcaggcactttacaaccatccggcctcaacattgagttcaataACTTGAGATTATCATCACTGCTCCCATGTTcctggacagcaagtgctggtaatggttctgctgttggcatttacacctcctctggacccatcttttgtttctttacttgtccgattaccacccccttttgccttgcaccatcgtccctttcgttatttaatcactcctgccctccactctatgcGAGAATCACAGGGGAGAGCAGAATTTGTCATTACCAAGTAGGTGGCGGATTTTCCATAATACAGATGTATTAGACTCCTAATGGCTAACCTGAAGAAGATGCCACATTCATTGAGATTGTGGATTTGACAGGAAACTGAAAGGGTCCTGGTTAAAGCACTTTCCCTTCTGCTCATTGCTCATCCTATAAATATACTTATGTAGGAGTTGGGCAAAATAATGGGCTAAGACTGGCTTCAAGCGTCTAAAACCACAGGAGCTGAGACGCTACACAGCCTGGCCCTTCCTCatcatcacagacattcctgccACAAGGCCTAATTACAAGTCTTTTATTTCATTCTTCAGATGTCAGAATTGCTGCTTTTCCCACCAGTCTCCAGTAAATTGGTTGATTTTATTCAGAGTCATTGCTTTAAATGCTTTGCGAAATGTTTTTCCAGTGGTTGACTGCGGGTATTTTCTGATATAAAATAGTTAACTAGCTTTTTTTAATTTAACAAGAGTGAAAGCACCATCTACTGGCAGAGTGTGGCAGCACAGCACCAACAAAGGCAAATCTCAGCAGCAGCGGCAACTACGCTTAGACAGCAGAAGTCCATAGTGTCGACCGACTGTGACTGCGCTGCATGGCTTCATTCCAAGCGTCAGAGAGTTCCACTGGATCGTTACTGATCCGATATATTCCAGTTAACCGAGGATGACCCCGTGATCACCTCCAATCCGGAGCAGGTCTGTCCTCGATTCCGATCTTCAGCGCCTGGTTTACGGGAACTATGTCGCTGAGACCAGAGTGCCCAGCGGTGATGATTAATGGTGACTTTAATCTTCTCAAATTCCGTTCTCGTTGCTACATCTGGGTTGTGGACGTTGAACAATCTAATTCCCGGCAGTCGCCTCTGGCAGCGCATATGAAATGCTTCCAGTCTCTTGATGTCTTGTTTAATCCCGATAGCGTCCATGTTTCAAATCCATAGAAAAGTATTGGAAGGACACAGGTCTGGTAGATCTTCTCATCTTGATAGGATTTTCCCATTACAAAGCCTCCTGTTAcacagtcacacctgaaacagcaCACACTTCAGACACTAGATGGAGCTTCAGATCCCCATATCTACACCGACATCACAAATGGACTTAGGGAAATTCACTTTCTGTGGAAAActccatgggagatccactagtttgtCTTTAATTTTATTTGCCACTGTTCTACTACAGATGTTATCGGCATCCTTTTGTAGGTGCTTGGCGACCAAATTTAGTGACTATAATTTTGCCATTTCATTTTTAACACTTTATAACATTTGTTCAGATTACCAAGTATCAGGGTAGAATTGTTGTTGCACTGTACATTGGCCTGATCCTACAAATTGATAAAATAGTGAATAATCCAGGCTGAGGACATCAGAATGTGAACAAGCCCCACAGGCTTGTCCTCAGAGGCCATGAGTCATGCATAGGTTCCAAATGTGTACACACTCCCGCTGAATACAAAACCTGCTTCCAACTGAATCAAAGTTGGTAAATAATGGAATACATGAAACACACTCATTttatcctttcagacagtgaatatTAAGAATGTATTTCTTAAtctgggggcacagatacacaaatcactaaaagtagtaatgcaggtttaaggccataaaaaaagcaaaccaagcactagggtttatttctaaagggatagaattgaaaagcagagaagttatgttaaacttgtatagaaccttggttcgaccacatttggagtactgtgaacagttctggtcgccatagtataaaaaggatatagaggcactggagacggtgcgaaaaagatttactcggatgataccaaaaatgagaggttatacctatcaggaaagattgagcaggctgggacttatttctctagaaaagagaagaccgaggggtgacctgatagaggtctttaagataatgaaagggtttgatagggtagacatcgagaagatgtttccacttgtgggggagaccagaactagaggccataaataaaagatagtcaccaataaatgcaatagggaattcaggagaaacttctttacccagagagtggttagaatgtggaactcgctaccacaaggagtagatgaggcggcaagcatagatgcatttaagggaaagctagatatacacaagggagaaaagaatagaaggatatgctgatagggttagatgaaggagaaaggaagctcatgtggagcataaacactggcatggacttgttgggccgaatggcctgtttctgtgctgtatattctacgtaattctatgtatttttaatatttatGTGCCCGTCATTCCCTTTATCCTTCATCATATAATTATTCTGCAGCTTCATTATATttccctacacttcaaaagtacttaattgactgtaaagcgctttgggacgtcctggagtcgtgaaaggcgctatataaatgcaagttcttatgtAAATTTTCAAAATTGTTTTACTTGCATTCAGTACTGTAAAACAATTCAGGTTTTGTTAAAATTAAAGTAACTGAGTAATGCTATATAGCTTTAACTGAAAACAATTGTAATTAATAGGAGCCTTGCCTTCCATGGAGGGCAAATATGGTCAAGCATGAGATGTATCCAAAAAAacctcattctcaggatgtgggccgtGCTGGTGACACagacatttattgcccttccctagttgccctgactgagtggcttgctagtccAAAGAGGGCAGCTAagtgtcaaccacattggtgtgggactggaggcacacatagaccagactgggtaaggacggcaggtttcattccctaaaggaaattagtgaaccagttgggtttttacaacatccgacagcttcatggtcaattttactcgtatttccagattttaaaaaaactgaattcaaattctcaaactgttatGGTGGGATATGAACTCATGGGggtaaaaattggatagggcctggtTTTGGGCGGGGGTAACGTGATCCACCATTACccagcgcccaatggcccctgcgcaggccggacgagactttcgtcaggcctgaggacttacctgcgatctgcgttggaaatcagcgttgaatgaggattccatgcaatctgCACTTTCCATCAACAGGGGGAGCTCcattctcttaaaggcaggctgtctgttagaaatctcttaaaggtacctGTTATttcctgaaaataacagtctgctgtctgcacggagtctgaacagatatCAGACATCACACTCGTAAAACACAGTGGGAGACaccgggggacgaagtcaatgccaggcgcacagcatcatgaacatggatgcagtgcaggaagaagttcaatgctttgatatgagcggtcaaggtgaatgagatcaactgtcaagtggcgtctcttaccaactgcaccactagccgcatccactgctccacgcactacaccctccatcacccatataccaacaaactctttccatcagtactcaattctt encodes the following:
- the snx33 gene encoding sorting nexin-33, producing the protein MASIKAKALYSFQSENPEEISIEENEQLLVFNEKSLDGWLEGQNSRGKKGLFPASYVEILKPSTPSSYTSNSSFTDHSSPASSPGSQSAFYSPSSGAPYQQGSYEEDDDDDWDDWDDTCTVVDEPGVTGDTNGHPYTASSYPSVAYRQKPSVERQDSTASRLSTKSSAVGKNFNRFSSFVRSGGEAFILGEVPSVFKTSETYCVEMSSNGPQWSDSPHPFTCTIEDPTKQTKFKGIKSYISYKLTPSHTNYPVYRRYKHFDWLHNRLLHKFSVISVPHLPEKQATGRFEDDFIEKRKRRLILWMDHMTSHPVLSQYEGFQHFLTCTDDRAWKQGKRRTEKDELVGANSFLTIQIPQEHQDLQDVEERVDTFKTFSKRLDDSVLQLSNVAADLCRKHAGGFRKEFQKLGNAFNSISQAFEMDQPHLAVPLNKAISNTGKTYEAIGEMFAGQPKNDLFHMLDTLSLYQGLLSNFPDIIHVQKGAFAKVKDSQRMSDEGKMDQEQADGIKKRCRVVGFALQAEMNHFHKRRIVDFKHMMQSYLQQQILFYQRISQQLERTLHLYDTL